The Vicinamibacteria bacterium genome includes the window TGGAGCTCTGTCTTTCGTCCGTCCAGGACTGCGCCGCCGACTTCTGGAAGCGGATCCAATCCGAGAGCATCTCCGCGGGAACGTGGTGGCCGAGCCGATCCGCCTCGACGAGGAAATGTCCCACGTAGCTCGTGGACCAGGAGCTCCGTGCGTCCGCGCCGTTTTCACCCCAGAAGCCTCCCGGCCAGTAGACGAACCCCCCGGTGGGAACTTGAAAGCCGCGAAGCCTTCGGATCCCCGCTTCGATGTTGACGTCGATGTCTTTCGCCCGTTCGGGCTCCAGCTTCAGGAGGGTCGTGAGAAAGAGTTGGGGGAAAACGGCCGAGACCGTCTGCTCGAGGCAGCCATGAGGGTAGCGCACGAGATAGTGGAGGTGTCTTTCGAGATCGAGGGGAGGCATGGATGCGATCTCGAGCTTCGCCGAGTTCGTCCCCGGAAGTCCGTGGGGCGTCAAATTGATCTCGAAGCTCTCCCCGGCCTCGAGGAGCTTCCGTTCGGTGCGGGTCGACGGGGGGTTGGGGCTTCGGATCTCGAGGTTCACCTCGGCCTCGGCGCGATGACCTCCCCCCGAAGCCGAGAAACGAATCGTGCTCATGCCGAGATCGCTGCGCGCTCGCAGGCGCACGAAGCCGAGCTTCTCGTCGGGCTCGGAAAAGGCGACGTTCGTGAACGAGGCGCCATCCACCTCGAAGTGGGCGTCGGGATGGACCTCGAGGCGAACGTCCCGGATCGAAGGATCCATGACGAATAGAGAAACGGGTACCGAAAGCTCCTCGTCGGGACTGACGACTCGAGGCAGCGTCGGGAGCAGCATGAGCGGTTTCCGCACGAAGACCGATTTCTCGCCTGAACCGTAAGCTCCGTCCTTGCCCGCGACCACCATGACGCGCACCGAGCCGACGTACTGGGGAAGATCGAACCGATGATCGTTTTTCTTCCCCCGAGCGAGCTCGAACGGACCGAGAAAGGTGACGACGGGGGGAAACCGCCTTCGCTCACGATCCTCGTTGCGAATATCGCTCGCCATGTCACCGCCGAGAGCCAGGAGTCGTTCCAGCTCCCCTCCATAGGCTCCCACCACGTCGTCGAAGAGATCCCACGTCATCACCCCTAGAGCCTCTTTCTTGTAGAACGCGTCGTGGAGATTCGGGGTCTCGAAGTTCGTCAGGCCGAGAAGCCCTTCGTCTACGACGGCGACCGTGTAGGTCATCGGTCGCCCCCGAGCCTCGGAGACGGCAATCGTGGCAGTCGTCTCGGGAGCCCACTCCACCGGCGCCTCGATCCGAGGCTCGAGAAGAGTCTCGGGATCGTTCACGATGAGAGGGGTGATTCCATACAGCCGGATGGGGCGGTCGTTCTTTTTGCCGGAATGGGGTTGCAAGAGGGTGACGCTCACGTAGGCGTTCGGGCTCATCGCTTTCGTGACCGGTATCTCGATCGCGGGGCTCTCCCCGGAAAGCTCCATCCAGCGGCGCTCGAGCAGACCCGTTCCGTTCTCGATCGTCACGAGCGCCCGGCCGTCGCTCGCCTCGGGAAGCTGGATTCTCGCGGTCTCACCGACGTCGTACTGCTTCTTGTCGGGAACGAACGCGAGCGCATTCGCCCCCGGGCCGGACTGCTCCATCGCCCGTCCCGCCCACCCGGGCCAGTCGATGTAGAAGACCTGCCCGGCACAGTGTCCGCCCTGGGAGTCGCAAGCGCGCAACAGGTAGCGGCCCCAGGCGGGATATTTGATCTGGAACATCCATGTGCCGGAGCCGTCGGTCGTGGAGGCCTGGCGCGAATCGACGACGCTCTGGTGCTCGGCACTGGCAAACTGCGCGAGCGATTCGCCCGAGCCGTCCCACCACCATTTCCAGCCGATCTTGTAGATAGTGATGTCGATGTCTTTCATCGAAACCGGGTTGCCCTCGGCGTCGAGGCTCGCGATCTCGACGGTGTGGTCGACGTCGGTGAGGAGCATGTTGCGGGTCGCGTCACCCTTGGGGAGCTTGATTCCGACGAAAGCCTCGTAGGGCGAGAAGGGCAGGCTGGTCTGGCTGATGCTGAAAGCGCCGCCGGGCTCGAAGATACGCGACGAGAAGCTCGCGCGCAGCATGCCGGGAGAGTGTCCTTCCAGGTGCAGCTCGCTCGAGACGTTCGCGCGGCCTTCTCCGTCGAGAGCGCCTTCGAAGATGGTCTGGGGCTCGCTCGTGAACTCGCGGGCGGGATCGTCGAAGACGAAGTCGGCGTTCCGATCGAAACGGGTGCGGATGGGAGCGAGCCGGGCCTCGATCTTGGCGTCGAGCTTCGAGGCCTTGGCGCCGCTGAGCCATTGGCCGAACAGGGTCCCGCGGATCGGCATGTCCGCCTTGCGCAGGACTTTCTTGCCGAAGTCCAGCTCGACCTTGAGACGGTTGGGCATGACCGTCTCGATCCTCACGGGAGTCGTGAAGACGTTTCCCCCGAGACGCGCGTGCGCCCGCCATCGGCCCGTCGGGGCATCCTCGTCGGTGCCGAGGGTGAAGGTGTAGAACTCGCCCACGGGCGAGGCGTTGGTACGGCTCTCGATGAGCTGACCCCTGGGGTTGTAGAGCTCCATCGTGACCGGATGGGCCTCCGGGATCGTGCCCGCCTCGTCCTCGAGAACGAAGGTGAGGTGGACGTCGTCCCCCGGCCTCCAGACACCGCGCTCGCCATAGATGTGCCCCTTGATGCCCGATGCGATCTTCTCGCCTCCGACGTCGAAGTGACTCACGGGAAGTGCGGTGCCATCGGAGAGCTTCAAGTAGCCCCGGTCTCCGTCCTTTTCGGCTATCAAGTAGAACGGTTTCGTCTCGGACTCGATCTCCGCGAAACCGTTCGCGTCGGTCGTGGCCGTCAGCAAGAGCTGGTCCTGGAAGCTCATGACCGATAGCTTCGCGGCGCGAAGGGGCTCGGAGGATCGCAGGTCGGTGGCGACGACGACGAACTTCCCGTGCTGATCGCGCTTCGCCAGAAGACCGATATTCGACGAGAGAAAATTCCGCCCGTCGGTCGTACCGTTGGCGTACCGGTAGTAGGCGTCCTTGCACGGATCGTCGCGGTCGCTCCATTGGCTTCCGTCATCGGTGACGCCGTAATAGTCTTCGTAGTAGTCCCAGCTGCTGGCGCTCCGGTGGTCGAGGTCGTCCGCACTGAGCAGTGGCGGCTCGACGAGGCTCGCGGGAGGCGTGTTCTCCGGGCAGGTGTACGTCGAGTCCGCTCTCCGGATGGAAAGCGTGAGTCGATAGATGCCTCCGGGACTCTCAGTGAAGAGCTCGGTGGCGTCCAGGCTGTAGCGGTTCCACTTGTTGGGCTCGGGAGACGAAAGAGGGATCGTCCGGCGCCAGAGGTAACGGCCCACCCGTCCCAGCTCGCGGCCACCGTCGAGAGTGTTGGTTTGCAGGAACTGGCCGACGTTGTCTCCGAAGATGCGAAGGGCGGTCACGGTGACCTCTCGGACGCTCACCGCCTCGAAGGGAATGCTGAGAACCGGGTTGTCGGGGAGAATGACCCCCTTGCCGACGAATCGGACCTGTGGCTTCCGGCTCGAGAAGGCGAGGTTGTGGGTAGAGCTTTCTTCGAGGCGTTCTCCGCCGGCGTTCCGAATACCGGGCTCGAGCGTGAGGACGACATTGCCCGAGACGTACTGGTCGGGGTACAGGCTCAAGATGTTTCCTTCGATGCGGGTGGTGTGGCCCGTCTGGTCGAGACGGACGAGCCCGGACAGGTTCTGCGCCGCATCGAGGTTGTCGGAGAAAAAGACCAGGATCCGGGCTTGCTGGTCCTGAAACGTCTGGACCCTCGTCACCTTGAACTGGTCGCGAGCCGGGATCTCGACGTCGCTCGCGCCGGTGTTATCGACGTCGATAGAGGCCCCGTTCCACGAGACCGTCAGAGGCGTGGCGCTCGCTTGACGCGCGATACCGGATACTTCGAAGTCGTGTCGTTTGCCGTCGGTACTGTGCCGCCAGGTGACCGGAAGAGGCTCGTCCAGATAACGCGCCTCGATGACCTGCTCGGCGCGATCCGCCTCGGACACATCGGCGGTGAGAAGGGCGCCCTTCAGGGTCATGGCGTCGTCGTTCTCGCCGGCAGTAAGGCCTTCGAGCTCGACCTCGAGCTCTTGCTCGATCACTTGAAAGACGAACTCGTAGCTGCCAAGAGAGTCAGGAACGTCCTCGAGAGCTTCGGGCCGCAGGGAGACGCGATAGTAGCGGCCCATTTCGAGGTCGCCCTCGGGCACGAAGACGATCTCCCGCGGGCTCGAGAACGTAGACGCGCCGCGGACCCCAGGGTCGATCTCCAATGCGGCGCGGGCGCTCGCTCCGATCTGCTCGGGGGGGACGACGTCTTGGGTGAACTCCACGCGGATGTGAGCCTTGCGCGAGACGAGCCCCGAGGTATGGGCGCTCACGAAGCTGCTCCAGAGAGGATCGGGAGGATCGAGCTTGGGGCGCTCGCTCTTCGAGCGGCTGCAACCGGAGAGAGTCACGATGATGGACAACACGCCGAGCACGTACCGATTCATGATCGTCCTCCTACTGCTCAATGCCGTGGCGGGACCCGTAATCGATCGTGCCGCCACGGCTCGGGCTGCTTGCGGCGCGGCAAGCGCGCCGGGCTCGCTCCGCTCGCGCAGGCTGGCCGTACTTTTCATCAGCCTGCTTCAGGATCTCAGTAAAATGTGTCGAGACTGTGGTTTCCAAATGGAGTTCCGATCAGTATACGGCATAGAGTGGCTCGGCCGGGAAGGGGTGTACGGCATGGTCGCGGCTGTCAACGCCGAGCAAGCGCGGCCCGACGCTCGCGGCGGACAAACTGAAGCCGCAGAGGACGCGGATTGGGATCGATTGAGCTGAGTTACAATACGGCTCATGAGCACAGCCACCATTCTGGATCGCGATTTCCTCGAGCGACTTCCAGGAAACAGCACGCTCATTCTTCGCGACGTTTCCTGGGACGACTACGAGTCGCTCCTCGCCGCCGTCGGTGAGACGGCGGGGGTCCGCATCTCTTACGACGAGGGCACACTTCAGATCATGACGCTTTCACCCAAACATGAAAGCTACGGCCGCCTCCTGGAAAGACTTGTCGACCGCTTGAGCGTCAGGCTCGGCGTCGAGATCGTCTCCTTCGGCTCATCCACGATCAGACGGAAGGGTCGCAGGAAGGGAACGGAGCCGGATGCCTGCTTCTATGTGCAGTCTGCGCCCGCGATTGGCCCCAGGATCGACCTCGACTTCGATAGGGACCCGCCACCCGATATCGCCGTCGAAATCGACGTCCAGCATGACTCCCTCGGCAAGTTTTCTCTGTATGCCGCCATGGGAGTCCCGGAAATCTGGCGCTACGATGGAGTCGCTCTCACCATGCACCGTCTGGAGGGCGACCACTACGTCCTCGCGCCGGCAAGCATCGCTTTTCCTGTTCTCGACGCCCAAACTCTCACGAGGTTTCTGGGAATCGCGGGCGAAAAGAGCCAGCACGAGATCCTCCTCGCCTTCGAGGAGTGGCTCGGCGCGCTTCCTCGTCAGTAACCCCGGCTCGTCGCCCGCGTCCTCGCTTGGCACGTCGGTTGCCGCGATGCGGTCGAGTCAGAGTCTGCGGCGCAGCTCGTCCATCCCCCGCCCCCCGAGGAGTGAAGCGATCTCTCGGCGACCCGATCCTTGGGTTCGGAGAGCGTCAAAGCAGTGTATGTGTCCGGAAGGCGGTTCCAAATGGAGTTCCGATCAGTATGCGGCATAGAATGGCCCGGTCGAGAAGGGAGGTGCTCATGAGAAACTTGGCCTTCTTGTGTCTCGTGGTTCTGATCGCGGCGACGGCGCAAGCACAGAGGCGCGACATGCAGGTCGTTCTTCCCGATCCCATTCCCATGGGAACGACGCGAGGCGAGTCGGTGGCGCGACTGGTCGTCAGAAATGCGACCGTAGTCAGTGGTCGGGGATCGCCGCGTACGAACCGAGCGATGCCGCCCGAGGGGCCGGTCGACATCGTCATCGAGAACGGTCGGATCGTGAACATGATTCCCGTCGATCCGGTGAACGCCGCCGGCTATCGAGAAGGACAGCGCCAGTCTTCCGGGGATCGTGAGATCGATGCTAGCGGG containing:
- a CDS encoding MG2 domain-containing protein — translated: MNRYVLGVLSIIVTLSGCSRSKSERPKLDPPDPLWSSFVSAHTSGLVSRKAHIRVEFTQDVVPPEQIGASARAALEIDPGVRGASTFSSPREIVFVPEGDLEMGRYYRVSLRPEALEDVPDSLGSYEFVFQVIEQELEVELEGLTAGENDDAMTLKGALLTADVSEADRAEQVIEARYLDEPLPVTWRHSTDGKRHDFEVSGIARQASATPLTVSWNGASIDVDNTGASDVEIPARDQFKVTRVQTFQDQQARILVFFSDNLDAAQNLSGLVRLDQTGHTTRIEGNILSLYPDQYVSGNVVLTLEPGIRNAGGERLEESSTHNLAFSSRKPQVRFVGKGVILPDNPVLSIPFEAVSVREVTVTALRIFGDNVGQFLQTNTLDGGRELGRVGRYLWRRTIPLSSPEPNKWNRYSLDATELFTESPGGIYRLTLSIRRADSTYTCPENTPPASLVEPPLLSADDLDHRSASSWDYYEDYYGVTDDGSQWSDRDDPCKDAYYRYANGTTDGRNFLSSNIGLLAKRDQHGKFVVVATDLRSSEPLRAAKLSVMSFQDQLLLTATTDANGFAEIESETKPFYLIAEKDGDRGYLKLSDGTALPVSHFDVGGEKIASGIKGHIYGERGVWRPGDDVHLTFVLEDEAGTIPEAHPVTMELYNPRGQLIESRTNASPVGEFYTFTLGTDEDAPTGRWRAHARLGGNVFTTPVRIETVMPNRLKVELDFGKKVLRKADMPIRGTLFGQWLSGAKASKLDAKIEARLAPIRTRFDRNADFVFDDPAREFTSEPQTIFEGALDGEGRANVSSELHLEGHSPGMLRASFSSRIFEPGGAFSISQTSLPFSPYEAFVGIKLPKGDATRNMLLTDVDHTVEIASLDAEGNPVSMKDIDITIYKIGWKWWWDGSGESLAQFASAEHQSVVDSRQASTTDGSGTWMFQIKYPAWGRYLLRACDSQGGHCAGQVFYIDWPGWAGRAMEQSGPGANALAFVPDKKQYDVGETARIQLPEASDGRALVTIENGTGLLERRWMELSGESPAIEIPVTKAMSPNAYVSVTLLQPHSGKKNDRPIRLYGITPLIVNDPETLLEPRIEAPVEWAPETTATIAVSEARGRPMTYTVAVVDEGLLGLTNFETPNLHDAFYKKEALGVMTWDLFDDVVGAYGGELERLLALGGDMASDIRNEDRERRRFPPVVTFLGPFELARGKKNDHRFDLPQYVGSVRVMVVAGKDGAYGSGEKSVFVRKPLMLLPTLPRVVSPDEELSVPVSLFVMDPSIRDVRLEVHPDAHFEVDGASFTNVAFSEPDEKLGFVRLRARSDLGMSTIRFSASGGGHRAEAEVNLEIRSPNPPSTRTERKLLEAGESFEINLTPHGLPGTNSAKLEIASMPPLDLERHLHYLVRYPHGCLEQTVSAVFPQLFLTTLLKLEPERAKDIDVNIEAGIRRLRGFQVPTGGFVYWPGGFWGENGADARSSWSTSYVGHFLVEADRLGHHVPAEMLSDWIRFQKSAAQSWTDERQSSTLDQAYRLYTLALAGQPELGAMNRLRERTGLSSVARWQLASAYALSGLMDAANDIVRGDRGFVPEDVQPNGTFASGLRDRAMILGAMIALKRDAESKDFVDLVSADLSSGRWHSTHALSFGLLAMAKFAGSVDSTLPTFEYTEGTSGPHAVTMSSPIYTTDLDAIAESGGPVVIENTSSRRLFASLFVTGTPRAGEEDAISSGLSVDVRYTNASGDPVDVGRLGQGEDFVAHLSVRNGTGAKIENIALSEVMPSGWEIHNTRLVDPEARAESSLDYEDIRDDRVYRYFGLNAGESKTFTTRLTAAYLGRFYLPGVLVEAMYDASKNARTKGQWVLVAER
- a CDS encoding Uma2 family endonuclease, which codes for MSTATILDRDFLERLPGNSTLILRDVSWDDYESLLAAVGETAGVRISYDEGTLQIMTLSPKHESYGRLLERLVDRLSVRLGVEIVSFGSSTIRRKGRRKGTEPDACFYVQSAPAIGPRIDLDFDRDPPPDIAVEIDVQHDSLGKFSLYAAMGVPEIWRYDGVALTMHRLEGDHYVLAPASIAFPVLDAQTLTRFLGIAGEKSQHEILLAFEEWLGALPRQ